One Arachis hypogaea cultivar Tifrunner chromosome 2, arahy.Tifrunner.gnm2.J5K5, whole genome shotgun sequence genomic window, AATTTTGGTGGGAACTCTATTGCTATGCTTTTTTGGGGTAACCAATTAATTAAAGgatatcgccacgctttaaaaatgtGACCATATAAAGACAAactagccacgctttaaaagcgtgcctgtTTTACTCTATGGCCacacttttgaagcgtggcaaaaaaagtgTTACTAAATCAGTAATCgatcgccaccctcataaaagcgtgtcTATTTTTCTCTAAAACGTGGAAAAAAACGTGACCAAATTACTAATCAGTCGCCACACTCATAAAAGCGTGgtcattgaccacttttggccaaaAAAATATGCCAATAGACATTTTTTCTTATAGTGTGACCAACACGTGTCTCACATGCTGACTAAGTACGCCCCATACGTGTTGCTCCTGCTCTCCTTGTAATATCTACCCATATGTAGTTATACTAAATAACTCTATTTCTAGCAAAACCAGCAACATTTTTTTCATATAGAAAAAAATGAGACGATATCTTATACATTTAATTCAAAACTTTTATAGTCATAGAATCCAGTGTAATAGATGCGTTTTTAACACTTACCTTAAAAGTGTGTTTACTGTTAAGTCTAGTCAACTGAAATCTCGGAATGGTCTTAATTCTCATCAccactaaataaaaataataatatttagagAATATATTTAAATTAGTCCTCCgtaaatttcatataaaatattttaatctctaataaatttattattttataaatttctaaTAAGTATTACTTTTCTCAAATAGTTTAGTCCCTTTATAGCTTTATTACTTACAATAAAACGCTTAGCATATATattagacaaataaatttttaataaattttattagaaggTAATTATATCCTTAACAAATACCACTATAAGATAAAGAAAAATGTTAAAGggttatcagaatttattatttttttccagtaattagtcatcaatatttaaaagtataagatAAAGTATATTGTTAGATTACAAGATTAAACGAACTAAACTAAAGaaattgaattaataactaaataataattaaaaataataaattttgatagttttctagtatttttctaaGATAAATTAGTCCTCCTTATTGAAGAATCAATTTGTCTcgacgacctctaaaataataaaaatttattaaatatcaaaatatcttatctaaaatttttagagatcaattaaaatatatatttactctaATAGTTATGATCATACtttcttaaaatttatataagtaaataatatttttgtgatATTTACcggtgattttaattttattcataagaATTtggattaattttatatttatattttgtttttcatttagattttatttattgaaatgaCAAAATTAGAACGTTTTGAGAGCATTAATTAGCGATaaacatataataaaaaaatacaaaaatatgttgttcacacacaaaataaatcactaaatcaAGTTTTATGTATggacatgtatttatacacattaatttatatattttttaactaaatagtcaactactaaaataattaaatttgtcataataaaataatcaaatttataatagataaataattaattaaacagtTTATAGaagtatgataaaaaaattatgagatctcacatatatttatatacataataattgattggtaactaattttttgtataaatatagtaTCATTGTAAAAGATATTATGGAAGAAACTAAAACAAACCCCAAATATTATAAGCAAtagttatacttttttttttttcgtttagaGATTAACACTCAAAACTCCtgcaattttttactattatccCATGAATATGTGCACCCAAAAAGTTAAGCTTAATCTAAGTAAAATTATGCATTAATTATTTAAGATTGTCATTTGCAatctatatttaaatttataactacCGGATGCTTGGTAGTAGATACGTTTTTAACACATTTCTTAAATGGCAGGCAGGACATATATATTTATGAATAATATTAcccatttaaattttttattaattaaatttaattaaattaattttatataataaaaatcagttataataatattattttaaattttattacgaaaaaatttaaaaaattagtatttttattaaaatttgattagtatttaattaataaaaaataaataaataattttatattattaaatataattttatactattaaaaatattaataataattaattaataactataaattataaaatttattaatttctaatatttttttattatttaacttaatttataaaaaaacttatACGTATAACATAATGAGCAATGCTAGAAGGTCAGTaacttttgtgattggtagctAGTAAATAACTATCAATGATAATTTAATAATGTGAGATTGATGTGAAATTTCATCTAATAACTTATATTTTTCTGCtaattacatgctggccaaaattcaacaaaactgctacccctagacttttccataaccattattcTATAACATATTATGAGGTCAAATTTGATTAAGCAAATTAAAAACACGCACGCTCCACTTTCATGATAGTCAACGGAAAAGTTGGTGTATGCCTACACTTaccatttattataaaatataaaccaCTATAAAAAGGTACCTATGTCTATGTCTTATGGATTCACATGTTCAACTCTCGTTTAGGTTTTTCTAGTCTCTAATATAGGTTTGCAACTCCTTCATATCTTTGAGAATAACATTCTCAAAAGTCTTGCTGATTattgtctatatatatatttttttaaaactccaAATGTCTTGTAATAATAAGGATCTGAAGATTAAGATTTCAAATGTCTTTGGCGATGAACCTGATGCCAATGAACTCTGTGAAATTTTCTTTCAAGCAAATAATGTGCTGAGGACAGATGAAAATCCTAATCTTTCATTTCTACTTGATCATGAACTTGTTGTGGCTgcaactcatcatcatcatcatgattaTAATTATGTTGATCAGCATGTGGCTGATCATACTCAAGAGGTTGATTCATGGACTAAGATGAATAGGTACACTGAGGAATTTATTGACATCGTAAACTTTGTAAACTTATGCTTTAGGTAAATTATTCTATGATAATATAACTTTATATTATGAGATGGAAGTTTTGTAGCaataattgaattattttcatGTGACTTTAAAATTATGGGTTCGAACTATGAAATTGATGTAATTATCAATGTGTGtgattgatctttagtttttttgAAATATGTGTTAACGCAGAATATTTATGTATCAGAATGctcttttaatataattttttattactcGTGTCGTTCAGTTATATATAGTTACTTATTATGTTTTTTTGAGATTGAAATAAGAAAGAgctttttttttacttcttttataATTAGATTCATATCAGATCAGATTAGATCAACCGTGTTCTAGATAATAATTTTGAGATGTGTTATCTTCGatctgttatatatatatatatatatatatatatatatatatatatatatatatatatatatatatagtatttgtCAATCAACTTGTAAATAAATATTccgaatttgaattttatattgtGCATGTAGCAACCCATTAACTAGCGCCAAACTCTTATCTGTGATGGATTATGAAATTAATCTTTATTGACTTATCGAATTTGAAGATAAGATACTGatagcaaatatatatatatatatatatatatatatatatatatatatatatatatatatattaaatgtttgtttcaatttcaaaaaaaatgggTATCATCTATAAAAATGGCATTAAATACTTTTATTCCTACATGTTATTAATACCATTAAAAGTATTTactacattaattttaatttatattattatatacatttgTACATTAAATCGTTATATTTTTATCTAGTCTGAaactttataaatataaattgcgTATGAAAGAGTAATCAAACAATTGGTTTTtccaatacatatatataataaaaatattatttgtatataaaaattaactattaaacttaattaatatatattatgtataaatatatataatttaatttatttttaatatatatttaatattttaatataattttatattaataattaattttaatatacgatTAACATGATTATATATATTTCATTTCTCATGTAAACATGTTTTGTATAGATTCTGCAAGAAATCGTGTTAAGCGAAGTTAGGAAGGATTAATTAGCTTATAAATCAGGTCGAGAATATGCAAGTGAGCAGCTTCAAAtctttcaattaattatttatatttctgTTCATAATTTCCCAAAAAAATTATACTACCTAGCCCCAATGCaacttgcaatttaattttctaaaaggAAAAATATCTTGTCTTCACAGGtaaagtataattaattaaattgccTGTTTCTCTCTGTATATATATTTCATTAGATTATTATTGAAGCTATGTATAATCGATCGACTTCCAGCGGAACTATGTATAATCGGCTTTAAACGGAATTAACGTTAAAAGTGAGccaaatcaattcatgaattaattaatttaataaactgTTTATGAATTTGTGAACTAAACTTAAGTGAATTTAAACtcatatattaaattatcaaatttaaactttaataaccttaattaattagtttataaattaattcaattatatatatatatatatatatatatatatatatatgacttgttataatttttatattaataaatattttgtattttatacatatatataatttttatatatgattataataaaagacataaattatgattatagaaacataaatttttatttatataaatttataaattatattattatttaagtcaatTCGTAAGTTTTTTATGAGTTAAGTTTGAGTTTTATGAACAGATTCAATTATAAATGAATTGAGCTTAATTTTTATGAGTAGAACTTAAATttggttttcaaatttaattcgACTCGGTTCACTTATAGTCTTAAGCAGAATGCATAACTgaatgataataaataaaaaaatatacgaaACTAACTTTTAGTTAGCCAATATTAATTGTaattagatttataatttaaaatttaaaattaaatatttattatttaagacttagaatataagataaataaataattaaaaaattacccatattgattaaaaaaaattggttgttACCTATCATTACTCGTAATAAATATATAGAAGCATGTGATTTATACATTtatgaaatatatattaatacatgtgaaattagttaaaatattatatactttacattttaattaaaatgtttgattttaattttaagggaaaaacattTATACGCTGAATTCTTCTCAATTAATGTTActgcataaaaattgaaaaaaaaaagttctaaaataaaaaatttgtaaagAGAACAAATAAGaagttaattattgttaaattgttaacatctatcacatataaattttaaaattttaatttaaaagtgaTTAAACTTTCACTCACTCACATTAAAAGAGATCAATATGAAAAAACAGTGTCTATATAGTTCGACTAGCGTTATTATTCTTTAATATTGGAATGTTGGTGTCTTCAATGTACCTAAGGTTgtatttgtttttaaaaagaaaaaagatacaaaaagttAGTAATTCTATATTTTGTttgatgataaattaaatttaagataaaataaattataaaaaatcatacctttattttttttcacacaaatttaaaaaaataaaattaaaatataattataaaaaataataagaataataaaaaataaaattatgtttctcattaatatatttgtatagtttctataaaaaaaacacaaaatataccaattctatatttaaaaatataatttttatatctaTATCTCACCCGTGAtacataattttaattatctctctattttcttttttcaatgttCAATACGTGTAAATAAACACACCCTAACGTACATGTATAAAGATGTATCAACTCAATATGTATCTGGTTTCCTAATGTGATATTTGATGTCCAATTTTTGTTaactatttttattcttttaaatgcagttattattttctttatccgatttttattttattaaactagCTACTTTCAGCTTCTACTTCATCTTAATCAGTTTATtgttagaaaaaatataaaatatagttttgtaAAGTAATAAAAAGAATACAATACCAAAGAAAATAATGTGATATAATAGAAACACATTATAACTTTAAAGATAAATAATGCTATTATAATAATGAATCTGAATGTGTAGTcgtaaaaattaataaatcaaatgaaaaatatttacttctattttaattttcccctcattataaaattaaatgtaactGAAGTTTGTTGAAACGAAATTGCACTTCTAAGGGGAAAAAACAATTATTATACTTATATCCTCTTGTTTTTAGTACCCCCTTTTGAACTTTGACGATTACTTTTCAATGCACGTGATATTCAACTGTTCTTATCCAGCTactattttctattatttttttaaacatattgtgtatatataaaaaatagttattaagttaattattttataaaatatatattaaaaaataatattaagaccaatattataataattaatactaTAATAGATTATCAAACaagtttaatattaaatttattaaaataactttttgttaattttaaattttttaattaaattttaaatatttttatttttaagaattttagatttttttattaaatattaactgtgttaatttcttaaaaaaatttatattaaaatataaaatacacattaaaatttactaaataatacatatatttaaacataaataaatatttaataactaatttaatcattaaaaattagtatacacgtaatatttttttatgcataCAAATAAAGTAATAGCAATAAAATGGTAAAAAACATATGCTTGCCATCATTGATAATTAACTTACAGAATCAAATCTGATGTTGCGCAGCTTAAACACACATCTCTAAATAAAAtagttttgattatttttgagaattgaaaattGAGAATAAAACTCGAAACATTTGATCTACCAGCCAAGCATGTAGATTCTAGTTGCACTAGTAacctatatatttaaaatttttaactttaccATATAAAAACATATAGAATTTagcaaaacgaaaaaaaaatgaaaatctaCCCCAAATCCATTATTGATCTTGCTTCTGCTTCACCAAAAAGGCAAAAAGgaacatttttatatatatatttgggatTTTTACTCTAATTTCATTCTTTTGTATCACTGGGTTTTCTCATATGAATTTTTATAGATGGGTATGTtcaatttagaaaattaaaactTTGGGTGAAATTATAGTTTTATCTATAATAATATTACACCTTAAAAATTCTcttatctgaaaaaaaaaaagaaaaaagattattCTATTTTTACCTCCAACCAAACATATTTCTAAAGataatttcataactaataataacatATATGATTCATCTAATGCATGTAATTGAtagtacataataattaattaaacacaAATGAAACAAGAAAAATACAACTATGTCAGATGATGAGTTAATGTAAGAATCTGGTTATAATaaaaatgcataaattaaaattctGACAAGTACCTCAAGATCTCACTGAGAATTATTTTGTCTCATTCATATAGTCAGATCCAGGGTACTAGccattttcccttgcttcttgCAACAATCTTGTGCTTCCTTCAACTTATTATTGCTTCTAAGATTATTAGAGGTTGATGATTGAATAGGAGGGTACAAAGATAATGATAGAttgttatcatcatcatcattattattgttattatcatGATCCTCCAATTCCACTCTTCTTTCTTCATCACCATCTATCCTTGAGTTCAATTTTAGTGAAAGATCCAAATCAATTTTTTCAGTagctaatgatgatgatgatgatggtgatgccttCCTTTTCAATGGCATGATGGTGTTATGATTGTTATTATTGTCTTGTGTTCTTGGATTttgtgatgataataataatgggGTGAGaccaacattattattattgctcAATCTTTTAGTGCATAGAGATTGATCATGTGCACTACTACTATTACTACCAAATGAGAGGAAttcatgatcatcttttcttggtTCATGGATTTTAAAACTACTATTACTTGTTattattggttgttgttgttgttgttgctcaaTAAAATTGGAAGAAGAACCAACCCGGAAGATGCTATTAGCCCAATTGAAAGGTCTATGCACCATTTTTTCATAGGCACTTGTGAATGAATTATCCCCGTATCCAAATctgtaaaaaattaaacaaagacaaTTTGTTACTAGTTTGATTAATATTAAGGCCAAATTTCAAAGTATTTAAGAGAAAATTTGACCTATTTTTAATTCGCTGAAAACTAAAATAGAAATATGTATATttagtttgtgtttttatttttcttttatttcatattttttgtttttataattttgtgaaaaaaatataaataatatgagtgtatttgattcatatttttatttttttattttcacttatttctttttttataattttataaagcaaaaagaaaaaagtagaattaaaaataaaaaataaaattttattatttttattattttttataaaatttaaaaaataaaaaatactaaaataaaaatacaaatcaaacgcatttataatattttgatttCTATCAAaatagaatatactaaaaataaaaaataaagacacaaaacaaatcTACCTTAATTTTCTattaatgtatttatatttttacttcAAATACTTACTAATAAATACAGCTTTAATATAAGTACTTAATAAGTAAAAGAGATAAGAGAACCAACCAAGATACATatataaggtttaattattttattggtatttatagttttactaaatttataattagatttttatatttttttgattagATTTTTATACtacttctaattttataattagatttttgtcaacgtaaaaattattagaattaacataatattttttttacaaattaaaggTACTAACAATTAAGAATCTAACTAAATTTTTgactatatatattttgaaaaaatattttattaattttaatatttttaatgtgaaaatgacttaattataaaattaaaaataatataaaaactaaattaaaatatacatatatatataaaaatttaattacaaattttataaaattataaaaactaacaaaataattaaacctatatatAACTATGGTCTAGATTATACATGTGTACCTGTGGGATGAAATTGTGCTTGGGTTATACCCTTGAAGCATTGGAAGTTGGCTAAGATTATATATATTTCTGTCTCCAGTATCCATAAGACGACTACCATGATGATTGGCCAATACTGTGATACATACAATTAGGACTAATTGC contains:
- the LOC112750830 gene encoding uncharacterized protein; its protein translation is MEESHGSQCSKTSPSNLEEEEEDDDDKYEINKNNGGGGGGCSSNSTVEENSNNNNDKKKIRPYVRSKFPRLRWTPDLHLRFLHAVQRLGGQERATPKLVLQLMNIKGLSIAHVKSHLQMFRSKKLDEPNHQVLANHHGSRLMDTGDRNIYNLSQLPMLQGYNPSTISSHRFGYGDNSFTSAYEKMVHRPFNWANSIFRVGSSSNFIEQQQQQQPIITSNSSFKIHEPRKDDHEFLSFGSNSSSAHDQSLCTKRLSNNNNVGLTPLLLSSQNPRTQDNNNNHNTIMPLKRKASPSSSSSLATEKIDLDLSLKLNSRIDGDEERRVELEDHDNNNNNDDDDNNLSLSLYPPIQSSTSNNLRSNNKLKEAQDCCKKQGKMASTLDLTI